A portion of the Sulfurospirillum diekertiae genome contains these proteins:
- a CDS encoding aspartate/glutamate racemase family protein: MKTIGLIGGMSWESTQSYYTLLNEGVKAKLGGLHSAKIILHSVDFEPIERFQREGKWEEAALVIQEAALSLERAGVDFILLCTNTMHKILPLITPQIKTPFIHIAEATAKALNAQGAHKAILLGTKFTMQETFYADVLKAHHIDVVIPDAKAIEIINQIIFQELCIGQIKTTSKEIFLKIIDDLKCHDEQIDSVILGCTEIGLLVDQKSAYLPLFDTTVLHVKEALNRSFCTL, from the coding sequence ATGAAAACGATAGGATTGATCGGGGGCATGAGTTGGGAGTCGACACAGAGTTATTACACCCTTTTAAACGAGGGTGTAAAAGCAAAATTGGGCGGACTTCACAGTGCCAAGATCATTCTGCATTCGGTTGATTTTGAACCGATTGAACGCTTTCAACGTGAAGGAAAATGGGAAGAAGCTGCACTTGTTATCCAAGAAGCGGCCCTTTCCTTAGAGCGAGCAGGAGTGGATTTTATCCTGTTATGTACCAATACGATGCACAAAATTCTTCCGCTCATCACACCTCAGATCAAAACACCTTTTATTCACATTGCCGAAGCGACGGCTAAGGCACTCAATGCACAAGGTGCGCATAAAGCCATTCTGCTTGGAACCAAATTTACAATGCAAGAGACGTTTTACGCAGACGTTTTAAAAGCCCATCATATTGATGTGGTGATTCCTGATGCAAAAGCAATCGAAATCATCAATCAAATCATCTTTCAAGAGCTCTGCATTGGTCAAATTAAAACCACTTCCAAAGAGATTTTTCTAAAGATTATTGACGATCTTAAATGCCATGATGAACAGATCGATTCTGTTATTCTAGGATGCACTGAAATTGGTCTTTTAGTGGATCAAAAAAGCGCTTATTTACCGCTATTTGATACCACCGTTTTACATGTCAAGGAAGCATTAAATCGTTCATTTTGCACACTATAA
- a CDS encoding ribonucleoside-diphosphate reductase subunit alpha, with translation MLTVQKRNGRIEPLDISKIQKYTSSAIKGLDNVSQSELEVDAKIQFRDQITTEEIQKTLIKTAVDKIDIDRPNWTYVAARLFLYDLYHKVNGFTGYGSFAEYLDRGEKEGRIALGMKAKYDLKDIEDYLKPERDLQFTYLGIKTLHDRYLIKNRQGKPIELPQHMFMAIAMFLAQNELNSQDWAKKFYDVISKFEVMLATPTLSNARTTRHQLSSCYIGSTPDNIEGIFDSYKEMSLLSKFGGGIGWDWNLVRSMGGMIDGHKNAAGGVIPFLKITNDIAIAVDQLGTRKGAIAVYLEPWHMDISDFLDLKKNSGEERRRAHDLFPALWINDLFMKRVEENAMWTLFDPAEAGDLAEVYGEEFERRYLAYEQNDAISKEYVPAKDLWKKILTSYFESGSPFLCFKDNANRANPNDHTGIIRSSNLCTEIFQNTAPNHYKVKIVYNDQTIDTYEESDLVKVDSGVTKEAKKITALDSINGKDIFIVEKEMVEGKTAVCNLASVNLSKIHTKEEIERTIPIAIRMLDNVIDLNFYPHAKVKHTNLKSRAIGLGVMGEAQMLAEQHIAWGSYEHFSKIDEVMEAVSYNAILASSNLAIEKGMYPEFQGSKWSRGIFPIDTANDEAKKLVDRGGLFGYMYDWESLREKVKKNGMRNGYLMAVAPTSSISILVGTTQTIEPVYKRKWFEENLSGMIPVVVPNLSPDTWNFYTPAYELDQRVLIKAGAIRQKWIDQGQSLNIFITLDKASGKYLNDIYMLGWKLGIKSTYYLRSQSPENKLEVADRSIECEGCQ, from the coding sequence ATGTTAACCGTCCAAAAGCGTAATGGTCGCATTGAGCCACTCGATATCTCTAAAATTCAAAAATATACCAGCTCTGCCATCAAAGGATTGGACAACGTCTCACAAAGTGAGCTTGAAGTCGATGCTAAGATACAATTTCGTGATCAAATCACCACGGAAGAGATTCAAAAAACATTAATCAAGACAGCCGTGGATAAGATCGATATCGATCGCCCCAACTGGACGTATGTTGCTGCACGTCTCTTTCTATATGACCTTTATCATAAGGTCAATGGCTTTACAGGCTATGGAAGCTTTGCAGAGTACTTGGATCGTGGGGAGAAAGAGGGACGCATCGCACTTGGCATGAAAGCCAAATATGACCTCAAAGATATTGAAGACTACCTCAAGCCTGAACGTGATCTTCAATTTACCTATTTGGGAATTAAAACCCTTCACGATCGTTACCTTATCAAAAACAGACAAGGCAAACCGATTGAATTGCCTCAGCACATGTTTATGGCCATTGCCATGTTCTTAGCACAAAATGAACTCAACTCTCAAGATTGGGCGAAGAAGTTTTACGATGTGATCAGTAAATTTGAAGTCATGCTCGCAACACCAACGCTTTCCAATGCGAGAACCACACGTCATCAACTTAGCTCATGCTACATTGGCAGTACCCCTGATAATATCGAAGGTATTTTTGACTCTTACAAAGAGATGTCACTGCTCAGTAAATTTGGTGGCGGGATTGGTTGGGATTGGAACTTAGTACGTTCTATGGGTGGCATGATCGATGGGCATAAAAACGCCGCTGGTGGCGTTATTCCCTTTTTAAAAATCACCAATGACATTGCTATCGCTGTTGATCAACTTGGCACACGCAAAGGCGCCATTGCAGTGTATTTAGAGCCGTGGCATATGGATATCTCTGACTTTTTAGATTTGAAGAAAAACTCAGGAGAAGAGCGACGTCGTGCGCACGATCTTTTCCCAGCACTCTGGATCAATGATCTCTTTATGAAACGCGTAGAAGAAAATGCAATGTGGACGCTGTTTGATCCTGCAGAAGCGGGTGATCTCGCGGAAGTCTATGGTGAAGAGTTTGAGCGTCGCTACCTTGCCTATGAGCAAAACGATGCCATTTCGAAAGAGTATGTACCCGCTAAAGATTTGTGGAAAAAAATCTTAACCAGCTATTTTGAAAGTGGAAGCCCCTTTCTCTGTTTCAAAGACAATGCCAATCGTGCTAACCCCAATGATCATACGGGCATTATTCGAAGTTCCAATCTTTGCACCGAAATTTTTCAAAATACAGCACCCAATCATTATAAAGTAAAAATTGTTTATAACGATCAAACAATTGACACGTATGAAGAGAGTGATTTGGTGAAAGTTGATAGTGGAGTAACGAAAGAGGCTAAAAAAATAACAGCACTCGATAGCATCAATGGTAAAGACATTTTTATTGTTGAAAAAGAGATGGTTGAAGGTAAAACAGCTGTGTGTAACCTTGCCAGTGTAAATCTCTCCAAAATTCACACCAAAGAGGAGATCGAGCGAACTATTCCTATTGCTATTCGAATGCTCGATAATGTGATTGATCTTAACTTCTATCCACATGCCAAAGTGAAACATACCAACCTCAAATCACGTGCAATTGGATTAGGTGTCATGGGTGAAGCACAAATGCTCGCAGAACAACACATTGCGTGGGGAAGTTACGAGCACTTTAGTAAAATCGATGAAGTGATGGAAGCAGTGAGCTACAACGCTATTCTTGCATCCTCCAACCTTGCGATTGAAAAAGGAATGTATCCTGAATTTCAAGGCTCAAAATGGAGTCGAGGTATTTTCCCAATCGATACCGCTAACGATGAAGCTAAAAAACTGGTCGATCGTGGTGGACTTTTTGGTTACATGTACGACTGGGAGAGTTTGAGAGAAAAAGTGAAAAAGAATGGTATGCGAAATGGTTATCTGATGGCCGTTGCACCGACAAGCTCTATCTCTATTTTGGTCGGTACAACGCAAACGATCGAGCCTGTTTATAAACGCAAATGGTTTGAAGAGAATCTCTCTGGCATGATTCCCGTTGTTGTGCCAAACTTGAGTCCTGATACGTGGAATTTTTACACACCTGCGTATGAACTGGATCAACGCGTGCTCATTAAAGCAGGTGCGATTCGTCAAAAATGGATCGATCAAGGGCAGAGCCTTAATATCTTTATCACTCTTGATAAAGCCAGTGGAAAGTACCTCAATGACATCTACATGCTCGGATGGAAACTGGGTATCAAATCGACCTATTATCTGCGCTCTCAATCGCCTGAGAATAAACTCGAAGTCGCTGATCGTAGCATTGAGTGCGAGGGTTGTCAATAA
- the purB gene encoding adenylosuccinate lyase — protein MVERYAREEMKKHWTIEAKYDAWLRVEKAATKAWNKLGLIPDADCEKIIKNAKFNIDRIDEIEKVTRHDVIAFLTSVADSLGEESRWVHYGMTSSDCIDTAVALQMRDSLHVIIEDVKTLMESLKTRAMEHKMTLMVGRSHGIHGEPITFGLVLAIWYEEIKRSLKNLENVMEVISVGQISGAMGNMAHSPIELEEYVCEELGLTPAPVSNQVIQRDRYAALMNALALLASSCEKIAVAIRHYQRTEVYECEEFFEKGQKGSSAMPHKRNPVLSENITGLCRMIRSYAIPAMENVALWHERDISHSSVERFILPDGFITADFMLNRLNSVISKLVVYPDNMMRNLNLTGGLVFSQRILLELPLKNVSREDAYKIVQRNAMKVWEDLQHGKPALNSEGESLYLQNLLSDEDLRAKLSEAEIRECFDYAYYTKNVDKIFQRVFK, from the coding sequence ATGGTAGAGCGCTACGCACGAGAAGAGATGAAAAAGCATTGGACCATTGAGGCAAAATACGACGCATGGCTCAGAGTCGAAAAAGCTGCAACCAAAGCATGGAATAAACTAGGGCTCATTCCTGATGCAGATTGTGAGAAAATCATTAAGAATGCCAAGTTTAATATTGACCGAATTGATGAAATCGAAAAAGTAACCCGTCACGATGTGATTGCGTTTTTAACAAGCGTTGCAGACAGCCTTGGTGAAGAGAGCAGGTGGGTTCATTATGGTATGACCAGTTCTGATTGCATCGACACTGCCGTTGCACTTCAGATGCGTGATTCTTTACATGTAATCATCGAAGACGTTAAAACATTGATGGAATCCTTAAAAACCAGAGCCATGGAACACAAGATGACTTTAATGGTCGGACGAAGCCACGGCATTCATGGTGAGCCCATTACCTTTGGTTTAGTCCTTGCCATTTGGTATGAAGAGATCAAACGAAGCCTCAAAAATCTTGAAAATGTGATGGAAGTCATTTCCGTAGGACAAATCAGTGGTGCAATGGGCAATATGGCGCACTCACCCATTGAACTTGAAGAGTATGTGTGTGAAGAACTTGGGCTCACCCCTGCTCCCGTTTCCAACCAAGTGATTCAACGTGACCGTTATGCTGCTTTGATGAATGCACTTGCACTTCTAGCTTCCAGTTGTGAAAAAATTGCTGTTGCTATTCGCCATTACCAACGCACCGAAGTCTATGAGTGTGAAGAGTTCTTTGAAAAAGGCCAAAAAGGAAGCTCTGCAATGCCTCATAAGCGCAATCCAGTACTTAGTGAGAATATTACAGGGTTATGCCGTATGATTCGCTCTTACGCGATCCCAGCAATGGAAAACGTTGCATTATGGCATGAGCGTGACATCAGCCACAGTTCAGTTGAGCGTTTTATCTTACCCGATGGTTTTATCACTGCTGATTTTATGCTAAATCGTCTCAATAGCGTTATCTCAAAACTCGTCGTTTATCCCGATAATATGATGCGCAATCTCAACCTCACAGGTGGTCTTGTTTTCTCTCAACGTATTTTACTCGAACTTCCACTTAAAAATGTATCCCGTGAAGATGCGTATAAAATTGTTCAACGTAACGCCATGAAAGTCTGGGAAGACCTTCAACATGGAAAGCCAGCGCTCAATAGTGAAGGGGAGAGTTTATACCTTCAAAATCTTCTTAGCGATGAAGATTTAAGAGCGAAACTCAGTGAAGCAGAAATCAGAGAGTGTTTTGACTATGCTTATTACACCAAAAATGTCGATAAAATCTTTCAAAGGGTATTCAAATAA
- a CDS encoding RluA family pseudouridine synthase — MAYTLKKFVLEKPTLAFRFLMDTFSISMGEAQKIVDKRRVFVEGEQLLKKSALIVGNIGVIVFEGESKGLQPIFETEDFAVFEKPSGVMIHPRKRSDGYTLNDEIKSLYGKDANAAHRIDKSTSGLVLVGKHKQAEIDLKRIFATRQVQKSYLALVHGRVDDVMMIDVKLKRDVETSQIRLKVHVDERGKASQTKITPLCYFADKDATLVEAIPYTGRQHQIRVHLFHVKHHIVGDPIYGIDEEDAERYLDGSMSVEDQLEITQSSRLLLHAQTLAFEYKGIPYKIESQVDAKTLFYNLMKG; from the coding sequence TTGGCGTATACTTTGAAAAAGTTTGTTCTTGAAAAACCAACACTTGCCTTTCGCTTCTTGATGGATACCTTTTCAATCAGCATGGGTGAGGCGCAAAAAATAGTGGATAAACGAAGAGTCTTTGTGGAAGGTGAACAGCTTCTAAAAAAATCAGCTCTGATTGTTGGCAACATTGGTGTGATTGTTTTTGAGGGAGAGTCTAAAGGTCTGCAACCTATTTTTGAGACAGAAGACTTTGCTGTTTTTGAAAAACCCAGTGGTGTTATGATTCACCCACGAAAACGTAGCGACGGATATACTCTAAACGATGAAATCAAATCGCTGTATGGAAAAGATGCTAATGCAGCACATCGCATTGATAAAAGTACCAGTGGATTAGTGCTGGTGGGGAAACATAAGCAGGCAGAAATTGATCTAAAACGTATTTTCGCAACGAGGCAAGTTCAAAAGAGTTATTTGGCTTTAGTGCATGGTCGAGTGGATGATGTGATGATGATTGATGTAAAATTGAAACGCGATGTTGAAACCAGTCAGATTCGACTGAAAGTCCACGTTGATGAAAGAGGTAAGGCGTCACAAACAAAAATAACGCCTCTCTGCTATTTTGCAGACAAAGATGCAACATTGGTGGAAGCGATTCCCTATACTGGAAGACAGCATCAGATTCGTGTTCATTTGTTCCACGTGAAACATCATATTGTTGGTGATCCAATATATGGAATAGATGAAGAAGATGCAGAACGATATTTAGATGGTTCTATGAGTGTAGAGGATCAACTGGAAATAACACAAAGTTCACGCCTTCTTTTGCATGCCCAAACGTTAGCATTTGAGTATAAGGGAATTCCTTATAAAATAGAATCACAGGTTGATGCTAAAACACTGTTTTATAACTTAATGAAAGGATAA
- a CDS encoding fumarylacetoacetate hydrolase family protein, with protein sequence MKTIILDGLRVAPSKVVCVGRNYVAHIKELNNEVPTSMVLFMKPNTALSSELITGKQTPLHYEGEISFLIKKGAIAAVGFGLDLTNRELQSELKGKGLPWERAKAFDGAAVMSSFVSIDTSDVDLLSLQLWINDVLVQEGNIDLMIYKPLTVIEEINSFSTLIDNDIVMSGTPKGVGSYMKGDKFVGKIFIADREIISHEWIAK encoded by the coding sequence ATGAAAACAATTATATTAGATGGGCTTAGAGTTGCCCCTAGCAAAGTGGTTTGTGTTGGAAGAAATTATGTTGCACACATCAAAGAGTTAAACAATGAAGTTCCTACTTCAATGGTTTTGTTTATGAAGCCTAACACTGCTCTAAGCAGTGAGCTTATAACAGGCAAACAAACACCCCTTCATTATGAGGGTGAAATATCTTTTTTAATCAAAAAAGGAGCAATCGCAGCTGTTGGCTTTGGACTTGATTTAACTAACCGTGAACTTCAAAGTGAGCTTAAAGGAAAAGGTCTGCCTTGGGAGCGTGCCAAAGCTTTTGATGGAGCTGCTGTTATGAGTTCGTTTGTCAGTATTGATACTTCGGATGTTGATCTACTCTCTCTGCAATTGTGGATTAATGATGTGTTAGTTCAAGAGGGAAATATTGATTTAATGATCTATAAACCACTCACGGTTATTGAAGAGATTAACTCTTTTTCGACACTGATTGATAACGATATTGTGATGAGTGGAACGCCTAAAGGCGTTGGCAGTTATATGAAGGGTGATAAATTTGTTGGAAAGATTTTTATTGCAGATAGAGAAATTATCTCACACGAGTGGATAGCCAAATAA
- the rlmN gene encoding 23S rRNA (adenine(2503)-C(2))-methyltransferase RlmN, with the protein MEKQNIFDLSKEELSEIIKPAFRAKQIYQWLYQKYVNSFDEMKNLPKELKDQLEAQYYLDPLVIAKVEESRDGSKKYLFALKDGNTVESVLLPMKQEQNDEEGKLIHHTRYTICISSQVGCKIGCAFCLTGKSGFKRNLTAGEITSQILMIKRDNAIAENRRVNIVYMGMGEPLDNLANVSKAVRIFTDIDGLSISPRRQTISTSGLSSQIEKLGLMELGVLLAISLHAVDDELRQTLMPINKAYNIESIINAVKAFPIDARKRVMFEYLVMKGVNDDQKSARKLVKLLHGIKSKVNLIYFNPHVGSEFARPLEKDMIAFQQYLVDHGVLCTIRQSKGLDISAACGQLKDKEKNNDNA; encoded by the coding sequence ATGGAAAAACAGAATATATTCGATCTATCGAAAGAAGAGCTATCGGAAATTATCAAACCCGCTTTTCGAGCGAAACAAATTTACCAATGGTTATATCAAAAATATGTCAACTCATTTGATGAGATGAAAAATCTTCCCAAAGAGCTCAAAGATCAGCTTGAAGCACAATACTATTTAGACCCTCTTGTCATCGCAAAAGTAGAAGAGAGTAGGGACGGTAGTAAAAAATACCTTTTTGCACTCAAAGATGGCAACACTGTCGAATCGGTTCTTTTGCCGATGAAGCAAGAACAAAACGATGAAGAGGGAAAGCTCATTCACCATACACGCTATACGATTTGTATCTCCTCTCAAGTGGGCTGTAAAATTGGATGTGCCTTCTGTCTTACGGGCAAAAGTGGTTTTAAACGTAACCTAACAGCAGGAGAAATAACATCCCAAATTTTGATGATCAAAAGGGATAATGCTATCGCTGAAAATAGACGTGTTAATATCGTTTATATGGGGATGGGTGAGCCGCTGGATAATTTAGCTAACGTGAGCAAAGCCGTGCGTATTTTTACGGATATTGATGGCCTTTCTATTTCTCCTCGTAGGCAGACTATTTCCACAAGTGGTTTGAGTTCTCAAATAGAAAAACTAGGACTGATGGAGCTAGGTGTTTTGTTAGCGATTTCATTGCATGCGGTGGATGATGAACTAAGACAAACATTGATGCCTATCAATAAAGCCTATAATATCGAGTCCATTATCAATGCCGTTAAAGCATTCCCCATAGACGCACGTAAACGGGTCATGTTTGAATACTTAGTCATGAAAGGGGTAAATGATGACCAAAAGAGCGCTCGCAAGCTGGTGAAGCTTCTACATGGCATAAAATCGAAAGTTAATCTGATTTATTTCAATCCACATGTTGGAAGTGAGTTTGCACGCCCATTAGAAAAAGATATGATTGCATTTCAGCAGTACCTTGTCGATCATGGAGTGCTTTGCACGATTCGGCAATCCAAAGGTTTAGATATCAGTGCCGCATGCGGACAGCTTAAAGACAAGGAAAAAAACAATGACAACGCTTGA
- a CDS encoding purine-nucleoside phosphorylase has protein sequence MILCAGRNETFDFAKPIGVGLIESAISLTKLILEEKPAFLFFVGTAGSYGNHQPFDLVYSHSAANIELCFLQNRCYTPLQNIVDVEKVHVSRGTIYPSPIVNSSNYITTDTTFANNMIEKNIELENMEFFSVVSVANHFHIPCSGLFVVTNYCDENAHLDFIHNHAQAKELITLHVEKNMKI, from the coding sequence ATGATTCTTTGCGCGGGAAGGAATGAAACATTTGATTTTGCCAAACCCATTGGTGTTGGACTGATTGAAAGTGCTATTTCTCTAACCAAGTTGATTCTAGAAGAGAAGCCTGCTTTTTTATTTTTTGTAGGAACAGCTGGAAGCTATGGAAACCATCAGCCTTTTGATTTGGTGTATAGTCACAGTGCTGCAAATATTGAACTTTGTTTTTTACAAAATAGGTGCTACACCCCTTTACAAAATATTGTTGATGTTGAAAAAGTTCATGTTTCACGTGGAACAATTTATCCATCACCTATTGTCAATTCAAGTAATTATATTACTACCGATACAACATTCGCAAATAACATGATCGAAAAAAATATTGAATTAGAGAATATGGAGTTTTTTTCCGTTGTAAGTGTTGCCAATCACTTCCATATTCCCTGTTCTGGTCTTTTTGTTGTGACCAATTATTGCGATGAAAATGCCCATCTTGATTTTATACACAATCATGCGCAAGCAAAAGAACTCATTACGTTACATGTAGAAAAAAATATGAAAATTTGA
- the hisF gene encoding imidazole glycerol phosphate synthase subunit HisF, giving the protein MEHFAKRIIPCLDVKNGRVVKGVNFVGLKDAGDPVEIAKRYNEEGADELTFLDITASHEGRGTIVDIVEKVAREVFIPLTVGGGIRTLDDIYALLHVGCDKVSINSPAIANPLFIDESSKRFGSQCIVVAIDAKRTGDSWHVFVNGGRIDTGIDALAWAKEAQERGAGEILLTSMNCDGAKNGYDIPLTSQMSTMLDIPVIASGGAGTMEHIKDAFLNGADAALAASIFHFKEIDIMDLKHYLAHEGIAVRL; this is encoded by the coding sequence ATGGAGCATTTTGCTAAACGTATTATCCCTTGTCTGGATGTCAAAAATGGACGTGTTGTAAAGGGTGTTAATTTTGTTGGACTTAAAGATGCAGGAGATCCTGTTGAAATTGCAAAACGGTACAATGAAGAAGGCGCAGATGAGCTCACATTTCTAGATATTACAGCCAGTCATGAAGGAAGAGGGACGATTGTAGATATCGTTGAGAAGGTTGCACGTGAAGTGTTTATTCCACTGACTGTTGGTGGGGGCATTCGAACCCTTGATGATATTTATGCTCTTTTACATGTAGGATGCGATAAAGTGAGTATCAACTCTCCAGCCATTGCCAATCCTCTTTTTATCGATGAATCCTCCAAGCGTTTTGGTTCACAATGTATTGTAGTCGCCATTGATGCTAAACGCACAGGTGATTCATGGCATGTTTTTGTTAATGGGGGAAGAATTGATACAGGAATCGATGCGCTTGCTTGGGCAAAAGAAGCTCAAGAAAGAGGCGCAGGAGAAATCCTTCTCACCTCTATGAATTGTGATGGTGCTAAAAATGGCTATGATATTCCACTGACTTCACAAATGAGCACAATGCTAGATATTCCTGTCATTGCTAGTGGTGGAGCAGGAACGATGGAGCATATTAAAGATGCCTTTTTAAATGGTGCCGATGCGGCTCTTGCTGCTTCTATTTTTCATTTTAAAGAGATTGATATTATGGATCTTAAGCATTACCTCGCACATGAGGGAATCGCAGTACGATTATGA
- the rsmA gene encoding 16S rRNA (adenine(1518)-N(6)/adenine(1519)-N(6))-dimethyltransferase RsmA codes for MIEAKKKFGQNFLQDTTVVSKIIQSMPRNERKLVEIGPGLGDLTQELLKVKALVAYEVDEDLCVYLRKKYSTKIDEGELTLVQTDVLKQFEKGSLCEEPYDLVANLPYYIATTIILEALEDPNCKSMTVMIQKEVAEKFAALPKTKEFTSLAILAQSIGTAAILFDVSPESFEPQPKVVSSILKIDKQKEFVEGKFSGLFESNEQLQKFKKYLRCSFQSPRKTWLKNISSEFDKAYVEKIMYDQSLPITIRPHEISVLSHHLLFKTLRLNDARKRSNATTEQ; via the coding sequence TTGATAGAGGCAAAAAAGAAATTTGGCCAAAATTTTTTACAAGATACGACCGTCGTTAGCAAAATCATCCAATCGATGCCCCGAAATGAGCGTAAGCTTGTTGAAATTGGGCCTGGCTTAGGTGATTTGACGCAAGAGCTATTGAAGGTGAAAGCCTTAGTAGCATATGAAGTCGATGAAGACTTGTGCGTTTATTTGAGAAAAAAATATTCGACGAAAATCGATGAGGGTGAGCTTACATTGGTGCAAACTGATGTTTTAAAGCAATTTGAAAAAGGATCTCTTTGTGAAGAGCCTTATGATTTGGTTGCTAACCTACCCTATTACATCGCTACGACTATTATTTTGGAAGCCTTGGAAGATCCGAATTGTAAATCAATGACGGTCATGATCCAAAAAGAGGTGGCAGAAAAATTTGCTGCGCTTCCAAAAACAAAAGAGTTTACCTCTTTAGCGATTCTGGCACAAAGTATTGGGACGGCTGCAATACTTTTTGATGTATCTCCAGAATCGTTTGAACCACAACCTAAAGTGGTGTCGTCTATTCTCAAAATTGACAAACAAAAAGAGTTTGTTGAAGGAAAATTTTCTGGCCTTTTTGAATCTAACGAACAGTTGCAAAAATTTAAAAAATATTTGCGATGTTCCTTTCAAAGTCCACGAAAAACTTGGTTGAAAAATATTTCATCTGAGTTTGATAAAGCGTACGTAGAAAAAATTATGTACGACCAATCCCTTCCCATAACAATTCGTCCTCACGAAATTAGCGTCTTGTCTCATCATCTACTATTTAAAACATTAAGGTTGAATGATGCAAGAAAACGAAGTAACGCAACAACAGAACAGTAA